The Microcoleus sp. bin38.metabat.b11b12b14.051 genome includes a window with the following:
- a CDS encoding chlororespiratory reduction protein 7 produces the protein MSLYDEDTFVVLETNQPEQFLTAAELLEKLKAVLAEEHEELPQDVLKFSSVEEQAKYLIDTYCELDVGPGNFLQWYAVRLEK, from the coding sequence ATGTCACTGTATGACGAAGACACCTTTGTGGTGCTAGAAACAAACCAGCCGGAGCAGTTTTTGACGGCGGCGGAACTATTAGAAAAGCTGAAAGCGGTTTTAGCCGAAGAACACGAAGAGTTGCCACAGGATGTGCTAAAATTCTCTTCTGTGGAAGAACAAGCCAAGTATTTAATTGATACTTATTGTGAATTAGATGTGGGCCCAGGAAATTTTTTGCAGTGGTACGCAGTGCGTTTAGAAAAATAA